TTCTCTACTTTTGTCATGTTTTTGACCAGTGCAATCACGACTAGAGTTTTTGTGCCTGTATTTGTCATCAGTTTCTCTATTACTCTCTACGTTACGAGAAGAAGAAGATTCTATTTCTAAATCTCGATTTGAATTCTTCGTCCTTTTATTTTGATTGTCCTTTTCACCCTCTGATGAGCTACCTGAGGATGAACTGCTGTCACTGTACCTTTTCCTATGTGTGGAATACTTTGAAACTGAAGCACTATTTTCATCTTTTGAATGATAGTTATCGGTTTTATGATGCCTGTCATTTTTAACAGAATTAGGATGGTTAAAGGAATGCATATCATCAATTTTTTGACGTTTGTGTTCGTATTCTTTAGTTTCAACATGTGTGCTGGGATGTTCATATTTGTCATAACCAGGATCgtgtttttcaattttcactttAACTTCCTCCTTCTTGTCAgactttttgttctttttcttttttttctctgaaatagattaaaatataatattattacTCAACTGAGGGAGGGGGGGCACAATAGTTGACACCATAATTATTCAAGAAAACttatttacaaaaagaaattttaggtGAAATGCTAGGTCTCAAGGCAAATTTCTTCGATGACATAACACCACAGAACTGACCAATTTAATGATTCTTAAAGTTAATTTTGGTGGCACTTTTCATAGAATTAGAATGTGACAAGAATTGAAAAGTCACAATCTCAACTGTAAGAACTAAAATGGCGTATAATTAACAAAATGTTGAAATACAAATGTGCAATGAAGATCAATTAATATAGATTTATTCCAACTTATAATGCCACATTTGCTTCTTCAATGTATTTTGCCATATAAAGAGTTTGACGACTGTAATATAAGTAACTGAAGCACTTATGTTAACAAAACCAAATAACTTTTTCTACAGAGCAGATGCTGCATAagaattttgaaacaataattataataataattgataaataaatgtCAAATGAAAATGTTACATCAGCAATAAACAATCAAACTCCAATTCATTAGACTCTCAGAAGTTTGACAAATTATTTATATTACAGTTTTTGGAACAGCCATATTGCATTTAAAACATTgcattagttaattttaattaaaatactatttaaatatACCCATTTGCACAGAtattaaaaagtttgaaagaaaaaattccagTTCCTGGTGAAGGTAGATAGGGGGAAGAAATTTCAATCCATAAGTGTGGCAAAAGAAATAGAAAAGGAGcgaacagaaaaatatattattttttcccaACATAAGTTTTTTCACTTTAGACATCTGATCATTCATAGCaatatcagggtggcgacaggaactgtgaaaaaaaaatttaatgacttttccctgattaagttcactaaatttcctGATTTACGTTTCAAATGATAATTTctttctttgccctacttgaaaactactgcatattaaataaaatgcagtgattAAAACGTTTTatgctgttaattaaaaatatattttgaaaggatgctctttttttttttttttgtaaaaataatatattcaaTTATCTATAAGGAAATATTATAAGAAATCTAAAACCAATACTCTTCATTTCCAGTAACcattagcataagaattttaagaaatcattAAAACCACTTTAGTTTTATCTAatcataataaaactaaaaagtttaaatggAAATAACTTTGAACTAaatttcaagcagtataattattgCTGCAAAGTTAACAAGTGAGAgcgaaagtatagaagtaatgtagttttactaatgtaaataatagacatatttatgtaaaacaaattgaagcCTTTTAACAACTAGTCATATTTAGCTATTCTCTGATCAAGAATTTCAGTTTTaagaatgaatacagcattttaaatttcgaaaaatattttttgaaaaacatttttagattacttttgtaacaaacaacattgaaatgcagaaaacaataaattaatttcaaaatatatatgtgtataacttggttttaaaataaaggaatttttaaagactgaaaaaaaaaataaataaataaaacttttgtatAATCTGAGGCGACAatgatggcaaaaaacaaagttgattttgattttcattcaattttagcaattaattaaaaaatgttaagaagtaataacttttaagcttttatcagtattaatttaaaaaacaaagatttctcttgaaattacagtatgctaattacttcaaaacAATGAGTAAAGTTAAAGGAGCTAAAGCATTAATgatggcttcctctttgcctgtagggctGTTTTTTTTATGTAGCATAGAACGAGTAACAGTAAAATTCAagttacataaaataaacaacttcaCAGACCCAAAAGCAATCTTGGGAatttcatcctgtggttaataagttaaaattcaatatttttacgttgaaggaaaaaagatgcacaaatatggggaaatgtataattgcacctcataaattacatattttttttaaacagataattggcCGAAAATATGTAGGGAATTCACGTAATTAATTTcgtatagcaaaaaaaaaaaataaatgtctttatttaatcaatttttcctgaattttcttttttttttttttttgaaattccctaATTGTTTCCTGATTAATAATATAACCTGATTTTTTTCCTGaattccctgatctgtcgccgcCCTGAATATCtacattcagatttttttttttcacatgttttcacCAACACTTATAATTTTACAGATGggtaaaaaagatatttttttgcaGAAGTCTTCCGTAATTTCAAGGCTTAATTCTAAATATCAATGATTTTTCagagtaaaatgaaagaaaagctcAACAAGCAAAGTTTGATAATTGCAATGAGAAAAGAGTCAAAAAAGCTGTAACTTTCAAGAACATCCCTGAACCTTAAAAGTCTTGTTTCCATTCATTTCTGTATCAAATTTATTTGCTGAAATCCCTCCGACAGGATTATCACTTTCATACACAACTAAATACCAagaattttgagaaaataaattagaaaaatatcaaaaactggAGAAAAAGTGATAGATGAGAAAAAAGTAGAAAGTAATGGACCTCTTGGAAAACCTCATGATTGTCTTTTCCATTTAATTATTCTGAAGTAAATATTGGGCtcttcaaaatttgcaattatCTTGAGGGACAAAGCCAAATAGAAGTGGAGAGTTTTAATGTACGGTAATACAGTCACACCTGTTTATAGCAAATTCATGACAATAACATAACAGCTTCAATTATCTTACATATTTTACTgagcattttttaacttttacaacaaaattatgGCTATAAAGAACTATTTATTTGATTCCTTTAATTTCACTATAAATGGGCATGACTGTATTTGATATTTGGGCAAATGACCAGTTGTTTCCTTACCCAATACATTCATTTCTATGATGAAAATATTGTGAAATACTTAAACATATATGTGATTGAATGTTAGGAAAAGTGCCAGTAGTAGAAGtatagtaaaacatattttgaataaattcacCTTTCTTGACCTTTTTCTTCTTTGGCTTCTTCACAACAGATTCAGCAAGTTCTGTTTTAATGGGCTTTGGAGCACAACCTTCTGCTTTCAACGTTCTCGTAAGCTCATCATCCCGTTCATCTTCTTTAGGTGGTTTATAATTTGCGACATGATCAACTCTTATGGTTCGACCACATATCTGAAAGAAATACAATTTGCCTGTCAATGTTAGATCAACAAAAACATTTAGACGTGCAAGTCAACGATGCAATAAAATTACTAATTACACacacaaattattctttttttttaaacaataggaaaagaaataaatataataaagaaaatatgtaATACAGTAAGAAGACCGCAGAGTTCATTTCGTTAATATGAAATGCAGTATTTTACTTCCGTATTCTGAAGTTTTTTATAGATGCACAATTACTGATATATAACATATTGGTTAGGAGGATTTTGGGCTTGATACTGAGGACTTGATCATAAATCGAATTTATCTTCAGcacatttgaaaagaaattagAAATGTTTAACACAGAAACTCATTCCAAATCTGGCGTTAACTGCTACAAAGAATCAGTGTTACATTGGAATGGAAAATTGCTCTCAGCACTCGTAAACATTGAAAACATCAATAGACTGTCAATAATAATAAGCAAGGAGAAAACTGTTAAGGGATATTGAAATCCCGACATAATCAGGAGAAGAATAATCCATGGCTGTTTACCAAATGTGTGAAACATAACTTTCTTGACGAGATTTCTTAtcatttgaaaaaagttaaaacaaattgttgctcattttctttttttgcaagaaTTTTATTGTATTATAATCAGTTTGACACCTTTTTCTGTGACTtcattcaaaactattttttcaactttcaaattAACTCCACTTCTGTCCataattttacacattttgaaaTGCTTCTGAAACACAGGAAGTAAAATGCTGTAATGTATGTCCCATTTTGGAAATGTTACTGTTGCTATGTTAgttacttttctccgcacacaccccaccacttagctggaagccttaggttccaccgtccgggggGTCCGTGTAGCGGGCACGGCTGGGTGCGACGGTCGATAGTCATCTAAGCCACAGAcggtcttggtgcttattgcgcaggggaaggtccccgtgctgggcgtcagcccagctgggagtttaccccttaatgtgtgagtCTTgctcaaatacagtgaaacctgtgtataacgatactgtctataacaataacctgtctataacaatattttttggcgcctcagcaaaatgtcagcatgaataatcaaattgtctataacgataacctgtcgactacaatatttttttaagtcccaacagtattgttgtagacaggttttactgtattacttgAATCAGTGATACAGATTTTATTCCTCAGAATTCGGATTAGTACAACTTTAAATAACAATATGTAATATCATGTTATGTGGTTTGTTTTGGATTAGTCCTTGATTTTGCCCCAACTTGCTTAATCTTATACCATGAATCTATTACACCTGATCAGAGAAGAGCTGCCATCACTGTCGAAGCAATCACAGCACAGACTGGCTGATgctagataatatttttttacacatcaAATTGTCGCTTTATTTcctcaaaatctcattttattttagcaaCTTCCATTGTGAAGTAACACTAATCCTTGTGCCTGAACATCCTATTCAAAGCTGAAGCATTAAGAAATTcttattctcttcattttcaacTTGTCGAAAAGTATCTGCATCAGCTATACAAAAGAGATTGTCCAGAATTTCCAGCAAAGCTTCCTCACTCCGAAagtagaaaaaggaaagaaaattcatACAATGTCCTATATAGAAACAAACATTcccagaaaaatttcgaaaattccaGTGAGGCACCCTTTGCAGTTAGCTAATTGAGCtaaaatttttcatactttttttttttgatagaagcAAGATGCTTGGctgcaaaattttttatgaaattgaaaaacaagGTCTACCCTAATATAGATACAgtgtgattctaaattttttttacaaattaatagGGATGGTAGCACCAATCCAGGCGACCAATAACATATGGTTGCATTTCATTTTAGAGGCAAAAAAGAGGAAAGTAGCAATGGATCCTGCGAATGACAAAATACAAGTAATTGCTCATGACATCAATTTGTACTGGTTTACTGGATGGTTACTTTCATCCTTCCTACTAGTAAAATCAATTTAGAATCCACTCtaataaaattcaatgaaacaACTAACATACcttaattccattaaaattatcAACAGCCAGTACAGTACTTTTTTGATTTGCATAACACAAAAAGCAAAATCCTTTTGTTTTGCCAGTTTTTTTGTCTCGTACTAAATTGATGTTAACTATTTCACCATAcctaaatgtaataaaaataaaaattagtgaattgtaaaaaatattgtacattgtACAACTGCATACAGCACAAATATATGTACAGTCATCTATTTAGGAAATGAGATGCACTAGCAAAAATCGACATGAAACCATTGATCAACTAAGCACCAAGATGGAAAAGGAGCCACCACAAAGTGTAAGACAAAAGACACTTCAGGGAACATTGTAGTGCATAGGGCTACATAAAGACAGCAGGATTTTACACATATACTAATGATTATTACATCATGACCTTACACTGCCtcttgttaaatcattcaaagaGATCCCCTTCACAGTTTGTCGAAATaggcaaaggatttttttttttttttttttggggggggggggggataattgaTAAGGCTTTGCATCtcattttaaagagtttttgttCTTGGGATTGGGAGGGCTGCTCCATAGCATTTGAGGCAGGCATAACATTGCCCGTGGGGAGGATGGTCACCTCTGAAATAggtatgcataaaaataaaagaaaagtccCAGGTAGGCTATTTACGGAAAGGAAAATACACATTAACTTTTGAGAAACTAAGGGGATGGTTAttagcatgaaaaaaaagtgttctaatCTAGAAACACACACACTCACTTCTTTCCCCATGGTGCTAAAGCTTGCTGCAAGCTAAGGCTATCCCAAGCAGGGTTCGAAAAAACCCTGCTCAATTTGGTCTCCAAAGTTTTGCCAAAGGATAAAGTATTTAAaccatttaatttattatttttaattgaccttCTATTACATATTTTGTtaacagttatttaaaaagaacacaaaacacacacagcattttttgaataaaagcacTTTTATTTGCTGTAGAAGTAATACTGTGGAGTCAAGAGGCCAGgctgaaaaatacattaaactcactggtttcgaattcaagggaacgtaatattgTGAtttgtccattaattcttcttcaatggaatcaataattaaaagtttttaaaaatgtgtagacgtgtttaaaataatcatatagatccaggaagctatttgctaaattatagatttttttttttcagctcataaaaaattcaaaattaaagaaatcctatggtctttgcaaaactatgatattaattaaaacggcATGTAGCATCAAAATGTCACTTCAAcagtatcatggctttaagaacaaattagtaactgctttgaaatgagcaaaaaaatagttTCTGCAGGCCCAGatttataaattttgggcccccctacAAAACATCAGCAGGGCCCCTGACAGTCTACTGGATTGTCCTCCCACCCcccaataataaatttttaaaagagtgaTTGTTGTTTAATTTTAAGTGCTTAAATATTTCTacctatattttcaattcatttgtttaaatatttgtattcatttattataaaaaatttatgGTTTTTAACTTGCCAATTTAAACACTTCTAGCTAGTTACGTGGGTTTTTTAATcctgatttttgaaaactaattttactaaTAAATTATGTCAGCAAGGAAACACGTCTCTCATAACTTTATAGTGTTTCCCTCTGCCAAGATTCTAccaaactcgtaatttcaatggTGGCTCCTAGTAAGTTGTTTCTATTAGGTTACATTTGCTGTTGTTCTTGATGCATAATCTGCATTGAGTTTctaattttcctcaattttttactgaaacattaaaaaaatattttcaactttaaaaaatttgagtataggtttcttctgtttattttttgttctctTGGGCCGTGTGCCCCTCAGTGCTGTGGAGCCTGCGGGTACGTAGATTTGGGCGCGAGTTTTTgaattctttaataaaatttatgTGTTATgaagctttgatttttttaattactacactattttataatcaaaatattaattaatttataaaaacttaaaTGAGGTATAGGTTCATTTAATAACCTTACCCAATGCCTTTGTATTATAACCGTTATGCCAATGCTCCTAGTTAAAACCGTTCATTTTATAACATCTCGATGACATTATTTCACTTTAAATGTTAGCGATATTTTACATCCACATTCAAAGCACagttagtgcataatatttatgcaCATATAACTAAAAGTAGAATAAAAGACCTAAAGTGATCCTaagagaaacatttaaaaataaagtcatgaaaactttggtATGACATATTGTATGGGGTGGGGGGCTATTCAATTTTGGGGCCCCCTCCAAAAGTTTTCCTGTATCTGCCCCTGGTTACAATCTACATAACTAGTGGTATCCcttgttttgaatttttcaccGTACACACACAAAACCCCACTAAAAGCAaagtttttgaacatagaaaACAGCATACATGGAGTTCGTACTAGAAATTTGAAACTTAGGAAGGAGGGAGAGATGGGGATCGTTGAACcagtctcaaaaattttaatattttttattctaatttatgaTCAACAAATAGCACTTAGAGTCCTACCAACCCCAAAACAAAATCACTTGGTTATTATATTGAATAAATGTTATTTCTGAAACAAGTTTTATTGTTGTGTTTTTATTGCTGAGCAATTTTCATAAGTCTGcaactttatattattaaatggttttaatgaagAATGGAAGGACCATGCTGTTTGGAtaataaaatgaaagtttaacAAAATAAAGCTTAAACAACTTACTGTGAAAATACTGTCAAAACATCACCTTCAGTTAAATCATAGGGCAAACCTCCTATGAAAACCCATGCACTTTCCTTGTACATGTCATGCCATGACTTTTTATTTGTTGTACCAGCAGACAATTCAGTTTCATTTAACTTCGTTATGTTCTTAACATTCCTGAAATTAGATTCGGAAATTAGTTACAAGAAGTGTCATGAATCTTACATTGCAATTTGAGTATAGTAACTAAGCAaaggtgcccatataggggggcaagcccccctttgaaattagaacttccttgcttttggtactttttctttgcaaaaaagtaaaaacatttattctccagccattaatgaagaagttattaaaaatgaaatattttaatggctctaatctgtcctgaaatcggctTCCATGGAaaaaataccctcctaacccatggggaaaatatccgagccccccccccccttacaattttgcatatgggcgcccttgtaactaagcatcaaagaatcatcaatatacatgaaatacaccgccagctcagtcattccagccgagaactgcagttttgtgcttattagcactcatcagcccggcataggagtgattaCACTGGAGGTGGAtaacctcttaaggaagcgaagagtgccaaacaaactggtagctaatataaaatcagcactgaccagacgagtgacctaCACTCAGTGATGattctatattagttaccagtttgtttgccactcttggcttccttaagaggttttccaccttcagttcagtcacttcctatgctaataagcacgaaactgcagtccttggctggaatgtctgagctggcgatgtatttctgccttagccctgactaaaggtcggtaacttactgaaaaaaatcCTCCATATGTCTATAAACTGGGGGGATTGTCTACCTTTTAGATTCCATcaatgacgccccccccccccccacccacagaATTTTTGCAAGTCGGTGTCCTTGTTCCTGGTACTCGTGATTTGTCATTATTCCACCAATCTTTGCATTGGATTTGAAATATGAATAACAACTGAGGAACGTCTAATAATACTAGGGGGCTATGTGAAATAGTAGGGGAAttgggtttttgaaaattgctaaaTTAGCAAATTACATAGTATTTGGAGATGATTTCATAAGAATTTAGTAATTctctgaattcaaatatgacatcTGTTTTGCACAGAAGCTCAAACTTCTGAGACATAACATTAAACTATATGTGACATAGGTTAAAGTTACATCcacagaacaaataaaaaaacatagaatttttattcctattgtattatacaaataaatcagagctcaattaccaaaCAGACCAACTAGGCTGTTGGCCATGAGTCCCCAATTTTTAAGGCCACCAAAAGATTAAAAATGCAGTAGTGTatcatttaagaaaaaagaagaacATTAAGGTCAACCTCATTTATTTACCTGTTTTTAGGTGTGCAAGTGTGAGGTGCTCTGCTACCCAGCAACAAGTATTTTGAATGAGTGGTTTAACACTTGAACACCCCTGAAATCATCACCCATTGTTTTTCATTAACACTTacgtttataaggtttgactgaaGAGGACCCCAGACGCCCAATCcaaagttgcgggtgtgacatttacactaactaaattagtcatcagcaaaaatattttagagtataggtttcaatttttatatttttcaataaagattacttgcaggtacattgatgccaatttgcaagttgattgatattttatttattttttaaaaaattaatttctacccgttgcgggtgtgacataaaaaggacatgcattttcaccttgcgatcaaaacattaaaaactctgtgaattatatcaactgatcgaactggtttttttttatgttagacagtaatacttaactaattattctatacaaaaatttagatattcactcaattagtttcactgtaaaaaatattcaaagttgccgttgcgggtgtgacaccccgttgcgggtgtgacttgtgtggccaataaaataacaacatacacaaatagttatcaatcagacattttatgaatagcacagtaataaataagagaaattgcaaataactaaggaaattttttttacataaatctcaTTTCCAATCTAGAATTGATGATTTCAGGGGGTGTTAGTTTTCTTATTATAATGTTCTGTTTCTCCCATGATATGTCGGACTGATTGGGCCAGATGTATACAtgttctgaagggttttttttcccaagtattctacttgtatgtcttctccatctatttgcttgatttgaccaatttttttttttttttttttttttttttgaggtagaaaacaaaactaattctacaAAATCTCCAATAGCATTTATATTACCAAGGGAGATCGTTTCCGACTGAGGCAGCAATGAAACTGTTTTCAGTGCACTTTCTGCAGTTAGTGCCTGCCACTTGAATTGTACCCGTATCGATCGGTACAACATGGTGTACCGATTGTAAGTTTGGTATAGCTTTGTACAAGGCAGCAGCGTGCGTgaagcatttttgcaacatcttttGTGATATCGCTTTCCGCAGAATAAAGTACTCTGATTTCTGAGCCTTTTCTGCTCAAATGGCAAAATCCGATGCAGAATTGACTGTTGCTCTACGCTGTAGAACGGCAagtgacaccatttttttttttttttttgttaccgcaCCAACACCATCCACAGCTCCTTATCTATGAGTCCTTGCAAAGTATGACcatgcaattttaatgttgtagtctttatggttgtatgacattaacagaagATTGTACCTGTCTATGGATTGCATTACCAAAGGTTTGAGCTCTTCAAAAAATTGCCATCGACTTCGTTTCTACAGCTGGAGATGGTGTGGCCCCTTTTGTCAaagatttctttctctctctacactttctctgcctctcattctggttttgcctctacattttcttttttttcatggccacagatgtaattttttaaagtagtttcttcgtaatttctattcttgctttgtttctttccctttcttttagaaaatattccgagtatttagccgagttttctttcatctttttacgatgatttcggaatctttcagtgctgttcattcttctgcaaaaaaaagtGTAAAGTGAATAATATAGCACTACAAGTCCCAGAATACATTGTTGaacatgttgttgttttttttttttttttttgaagttctttgaattttttaaccccaaatgaaattaaaaacattaagttttgattcatttaaaactttaactgacagaattttatacaaagttttttttaataaatattttaataaaagtttcattactatttttattatttctttatatttattttgaatttgaagtaaaaaataatctatccctaatattacgttatttgttttaaaaagtaaagggggaaaaagtcaaatgctgaaagcaaaattatacatttttatacatattaaaaaagataaaatattgttttggttttttaaagttttatttaaaaaaaaaacaaatcttaccttattgaatagttgccttaattataaatcaagaaatacaaaaatgtttcttaggagaaccaataatatagaataccaaactaaataaatcaactgcacatgctctaaagatactaattttgaattaactgggggtctagacaaataagtcaaaggccaaaggttaaaacattagtgctgtcatcaacatgcattccagaattacatttgtgtttaatttaaaaagatgttgcgggtgtgactttaactaaatgtcacacccgcaacaggaacacgtcacacccgcaacgcttaataactccaattaaaacattaattatttttttttctgtttgttattcaaagtactttagtaaactattttagaatacaaagtttcaaaacttttaggcaaataaatttttctgtggaaatataaatgcatttttttgttgcgggtgtgacacaataattaagaataattaaatatgcttaccttttgtagtgaagattagtagacatttctcttcaggaaaaaactgttgctaatgaatgtcagattatgtgtgaaactttatagatttctagaattatttgttcagctgtaatagaccatgcaacataagcagttttggtgcagtctagttcgtactgatatagttccactttagtaattaaaataagaatgttaatgacataaatgaaattttttttctataaaatatgaaatagtatacttttaacagtgcgtatgcaaaatttcaaccatattgaatgaaatttgaattttcatcctcatgtccacttttttttggattgggcgcagaacaatttttgtttttgggCCAACTAGGTTGCTTTGGGCCCTGAAAATAATATATCCGAAGATCCAACTCGTCGCACATCACGCAAAGCCAATATATGCAAAGAAAGAACTTACAAGTAGACCTTAATTCGTTGAAGTGTTGTTACTAAACTTGTCAGTTATTTACTCCATGTTGTGAATTTTACTGAACGTAACTAGACTGTACACTGACAATAGGACAAATATGCTGGAAGCAATCCTTGTTTCAAAAGCCTATACTTGCTTTAGAAGTGcgcaaaatgaagttaaaaatacatatttttggtAAAACAGCAGCACTTATCTGAAAAAGttgagctgctagagaaaaactaatttcatatttcgattcagatCCCCAAACATATCAAAAATCCGTTCGCAATCTCTgggcaaaaagaaaaaacctttttttgttcccCTGTGTTATTGATTGCGTAATTAGTGGTCAGCAGTCATTCTGATACTTTCTGGGAAAACCTTAGCAAACTGCGCTTCAGCGTAAATAACTAGATTTTTTAAAGTTGCACTATAAGAACCAATActaatttaaaagataaaatcttCTTCATTGTAAAAGGAAACTGTAGGATTCAGCTATTTCATGCCGAGGATTCCGTTGGTTGCTAACTTACTACagctgaaaagtttcaaaacttttcgcAAAGCAAAAAGAAATTTAGTCGTCAAGAGCAACAAACAATAAATCATAATAATGAACCAGTCATAcgtaattagtaaatgaaaaacCTAGAAACACTTACGTGAGa
This window of the Uloborus diversus isolate 005 chromosome 4, Udiv.v.3.1, whole genome shotgun sequence genome carries:
- the LOC129220948 gene encoding RNA-binding motif protein, X-linked 2-like, which gives rise to MNPLTNVKNITKLNETELSAGTTNKKSWHDMYKESAWVFIGGLPYDLTEGDVLTVFSQYGEIVNINLVRDKKTGKTKGFCFLCYANQKSTVLAVDNFNGIKICGRTIRVDHVANYKPPKEDERDDELTRTLKAEGCAPKPIKTELAESVVKKPKKKKVKKVVKLFIWQNTLKKQMWHYKLE